The Glycine soja cultivar W05 chromosome 8, ASM419377v2, whole genome shotgun sequence genome has a window encoding:
- the LOC114422930 gene encoding uncharacterized protein LOC114422930 → MALSTPLFSFSSSFLHSSSPLCLPKPLFPYFTVSNSTFQTTSLAVRSEMGSSPEPINFRKSEIPSMSHLRLSMNESSKPSFKWRRVLLKVSGEALAGDHSQNIDPKITMAIAREVAAVTRLGIEVALVVGGGNIFRGSSWAGSSGLDRSSADYIGMLATVMNAIFLQATMESIGIPTRVQTAFRMSEVAEPYIRRRAVRHLEKGRVVIFAAGTGNPFFTTDTAAALRCAEINAEVVLKATNVDGVFDEDPKRNPQARLHETLTYQEVTSKDLSVMDMTAITLCQENNIPVIVFNLNKPGNIEKAIKGERVGTLIGATWNSTVSRA, encoded by the exons ATGGCACTCTCAAcccctctcttctctttctcttcttcttttcttcattcatcttctcctctaTGTCTTCCAAAGCCCCTCTTCCCTTATTTCACAGTGAGCAATTCAACCTTCCAGACCACCAGTCTCGCCGTTCGCTCCGAAATGGGTTCTTCCCCTGAGCCCATCAATTTCAG GAAGTCCGAGATTCCGTCCATGTCTCACTTGAGACTCTCAATGAACGAAAGTAGCAAGCCTTCATTTAAATGGCGAAGGGTTTTGCTCAAAGTTAGCGGAGAAGCACTTGCTGGAGACCACTCTCAGAACATTGACCCTAAG ATAACCATGGCCATTGCAAGGGAGGTGGCAGCAGTGACTCGCCTTGGCATTGAG GTTGCACTGGTAGTTGGTGGGGGTAACATCTTCCGTGGATCCTCCTGGGCTGGAAGTAGCGGACTAGACCGCTCATCTGCTGATTATATTGG GATGTTGGCCACTGTTATGAATGCTATATTTCTTCAAGCAACAATGGAGAGTATAGgcattcctactcgggtgcagaccGCATTTCGTATGTCTGAGGTTGCAGAACCGTATATTCGCAGAAGGGCAGTGAGGCATTTGGAAAAAGGAAGGGTTGTCATTTTTGCTGCTGGAACTGGAAATCCATTCTTTACCACAGACACTGCTGCAGCACTCCGATGTGCAGAAA TTAATGCCGAGGTTGTACTCAAAGCAACAAACGTTGATGGAGTTTTTGATGAGGACCCAAAGCGTAATCCACAAGCACGTCTTCATGAGACACTAACCTATCAGGAGGTAACTTCCAAAGATCTGTCAGTGATGGACATGACTGCCATAACTTTATGCCAAGAAAATAATATTCCAG TTATTGTCTTTAATCTTAACAAACCTGGTAACATTGAGAAAGCTATTAAAGGAGAAAGAGTTGGCACTTTGATTGGGGCCACCTGGAATTCTACCGTATCAAGAGCATGA
- the LOC114424338 gene encoding protein MKS1-like: MNPPEFPSGSCGTSSPPGKKELQLQGTRPPPLRVSKDSHKIRKPPLPPTAHQPAALPEHRKPVIIYAVSPKVLHVPAGDFMNVVQRLTGPSSGDVSPAARLASIERTSPSEREKVHSEDNDVKLMLEGVEVGQFPGILSPATLPPISPGFFSEPQTTSFWNDLSPFWSTNSFVASPSGLLSGALVSPLPSPDIFNLFD, from the coding sequence ATGAACCCGCCGGAATTTCCCTCCGGCAGCTGCGGAACATCATCGCCGCCAGGAAAGAAAGAGCTCCAGCTCCAAGGTACACGCCCGCCACCTCTCAGAGTCAGCAAAGACTCCCACAAGATCCGCAAACCGCCGCTTCCCCCCACCGCGCACCAACCGGCGGCGCTGCCGGAGCACCGGAAGCCGGTGATCATCTACGCCGTGTCTCCGAAAGTCCTCCACGTTCCCGCCGGCGACTTCATGAACGTCGTCCAGCGCCTCACCGGACCCTCCTCCGGCGACGTATCGCCGGCGGCGAGACTCGCGTCGATCGAGAGAACGAGCCCGTCGGAGAGGGAGAAAGTTCACAGCGAAGACAACGACGTGAAGTTGATGTTAGAAGGAGTGGAAGTGGGTCAATTCCCCGGAATATTGTCGCCGGCGACGTTGCCTCCGATATCACCAGGGTTTTTCTCGGAACCGCAAACGACGTCATTTTGGAATGACTTGAGCCCGTTTTGGTCAACGAACAGCTTCGTGGCGAGTCCGTCGGGGTTACTTTCCGGCGCTTTGGTTTCTCCGCTGCCGTCGCCGGACATCTTTAATCTCTTCGACTAA